From the genome of Fundidesulfovibrio putealis DSM 16056:
ACCATCAGGATTTACCGAATGAATTATCCGCGATTCAACCTCCCTCCTTCTACATGCCTGGAACTCTGAGCCGACGACCTCCAGGCGTATTGCTCATTTTCCGCATTCCCTCTGGCAACGCCGCACGAAATCCCGTAAGGTAAGCGCAGAACCCCCTTAAGGAGACCATTATGCGAATCGGTTTGGCTGGCCTTGGCCGAATGGGAATGAACATGGTCCGCCGCCTGCTCCAGGGCGGCCACGAAGTCGTGGCCTACAACCGCACGCCCGCGAAAGTGGACGAGATCGCCTCCGAGGGGGCCATCGCCTCCTACTCGCTGGCCGAGATGGTCTCAAAGCTGGACGCGCCGCGCGTGGTCTGGCTGATGCTGCCCGCAGGGGCCGTCACCGAGGAGCACATCGAGGAATTGAAGCCCCTGCTCTCTCCCGGCGACATCGTGATCGAAGGCGGCAACTCCCGTTTCACCGACGACGTGCGCCGCGCTCCCGAGTTCGCCAAGCTCGGCGTCACCTACCTGGACGCTGGCGTGTCCGGCGGCGTCTGGGGCCTCAAGGTGGGCTACTGCACCATGGTGGGCGGCCCGCTCCCGGCCTTCACGCACATCGAGCCGATCTTGAAGACCCTGGCTCCGCCCGAAGGCTACATGCACTGCGGCGAGACCGGGTCCGGCCACTATGTGAAGATGATCCACAACGCCATCGAATACGGCATGATGCAGGCCTACGCCGAAGGCTTCGCCCTGCTGGACGCCTCGCGCTATTCCGAAGGGCTCGACTTCGCCAAGCTCTCGCAC
Proteins encoded in this window:
- the gnd gene encoding phosphogluconate dehydrogenase (NAD(+)-dependent, decarboxylating), producing the protein MRIGLAGLGRMGMNMVRRLLQGGHEVVAYNRTPAKVDEIASEGAIASYSLAEMVSKLDAPRVVWLMLPAGAVTEEHIEELKPLLSPGDIVIEGGNSRFTDDVRRAPEFAKLGVTYLDAGVSGGVWGLKVGYCTMVGGPLPAFTHIEPILKTLAPPEGYMHCGETGSGHYVKMIHNAIEYGMMQAYAEGFALLDASRYSEGLDFAKLSHLWNQGSVVRSWLLELCEDMFAKDARLSGLKAYVDDSGEGRWSVQEAVDNAVPAPVLTLALMERFRSRKENDFGDRVLAGLRNEFGGHAVVRKEK